A single region of the Solwaraspora sp. WMMD791 genome encodes:
- a CDS encoding CPBP family intramembrane glutamic endopeptidase produces MTTTINTNSLLTPAEPRDEPSVPQGVEYHRVLAGDKRRIGRGIFAIVLLLAGIVIFPTVIGRAAALIDVRMGDTPPILGGTDYTPLAHASAMLSLGLLIPWSMLIQRWLYGVPGASLHSVTSRFRFDLLGRSLLIFGPAWLVVNAIGALTPVEESPWSQTDLIAIFLATMLLTPLQSAGEEYGVRGLMFRVIGSWTRSPRAGLVAGVLVSSVLFTAVHGATDPYIIVWYFVLWSGLAVITWRTGGLEIAVMLHAVLNTFTFVLATSLRVDLGSALQDRSAGVGTPYQLVPTVAVIVIAAIIWWRTRRTGPALTPQL; encoded by the coding sequence GTGACCACGACAATCAACACGAACTCACTACTCACTCCGGCCGAACCCCGCGATGAGCCGTCAGTTCCACAGGGAGTCGAATACCACCGGGTACTCGCCGGCGACAAACGCCGGATCGGTCGAGGAATTTTCGCGATCGTCCTCCTGCTGGCCGGAATCGTCATCTTCCCGACGGTCATCGGCAGGGCGGCGGCGCTCATCGACGTACGGATGGGCGACACCCCACCAATCTTGGGTGGCACCGACTACACGCCGCTCGCCCACGCCAGTGCGATGCTCTCCCTCGGCCTACTCATTCCCTGGAGCATGCTCATCCAGCGGTGGCTCTACGGCGTGCCTGGCGCGTCCCTGCACTCCGTGACATCGCGATTCCGCTTCGACCTGCTCGGCAGATCGCTGCTCATCTTCGGTCCCGCCTGGCTGGTGGTCAACGCCATCGGAGCTCTCACGCCCGTCGAGGAGTCCCCCTGGTCGCAGACCGACCTCATCGCCATCTTCCTCGCCACGATGCTCCTCACCCCGCTCCAGTCGGCGGGCGAGGAATACGGCGTGCGTGGGCTGATGTTCCGCGTGATCGGAAGCTGGACCCGCAGCCCGCGGGCGGGACTCGTCGCCGGAGTGCTGGTCTCGAGCGTGCTGTTCACGGCCGTCCACGGCGCGACGGATCCGTACATCATCGTCTGGTATTTCGTGCTCTGGAGCGGACTGGCCGTCATCACCTGGCGCACCGGTGGGCTTGAGATCGCGGTCATGCTCCACGCCGTACTCAACACGTTCACCTTCGTCCTGGCCACGTCCCTACGGGTGGACCTCGGTAGCGCGCTGCAGGACCGCTCAGCCGGAGTCGGCACGCCGTACCAACTCGTCCCCACCGTCGCGGTCATCGTCATCGCCGCGATCATCTGGTGGCGCACCCGAAGGACCGGACCAGCGCTCACCCCTCAGCTGTAG
- a CDS encoding TetR/AcrR family transcriptional regulator has protein sequence MAQDDRSTGSRERILAAAAAMLAEDVTARLSVRAVAARAGVSTGSLRFHFPTQRALQDTVLARIYGQMFPDDPIHDRSLPARDRLVNCLRQVLAPAGVGEQAREAWGKAYQMFIAPEPSEKVRAGYLALEREGWRRIEYWLTVLADEGTLPKEDHARRVRFLLTVLHGLSVERALPAEDSILTSETETLYTAVDCVLNAQN, from the coding sequence ATGGCACAGGACGACCGGAGCACCGGCTCACGGGAACGGATCCTCGCGGCTGCGGCCGCGATGCTCGCCGAGGATGTGACGGCGCGGTTGAGCGTCCGCGCGGTCGCGGCACGGGCCGGGGTGAGCACGGGCTCGCTCAGGTTCCACTTTCCGACCCAACGGGCCCTGCAGGACACCGTGCTCGCCAGGATCTACGGCCAGATGTTCCCGGACGACCCGATCCACGACCGATCGCTACCCGCCCGGGATCGACTGGTCAACTGTCTCCGGCAAGTGCTCGCCCCCGCCGGCGTCGGGGAGCAGGCACGTGAGGCGTGGGGCAAGGCATACCAGATGTTCATCGCACCCGAACCGAGCGAGAAGGTGCGCGCCGGGTATCTCGCCTTGGAGCGGGAAGGGTGGCGCCGTATCGAGTACTGGCTGACGGTTCTCGCTGACGAAGGCACGCTCCCCAAGGAAGACCACGCACGCCGAGTGAGATTCCTGCTCACCGTCCTCCACGGGCTTTCCGTCGAACGAGCCCTGCCCGCCGAGGACTCGATTCTGACCTCCGAAACCGAAACCCTCTACACGGCCGTCGACTGCGTCCTCAACGCCCAGAATTGA